From Anopheles darlingi chromosome 2, idAnoDarlMG_H_01, whole genome shotgun sequence, the proteins below share one genomic window:
- the LOC125949044 gene encoding ribosome production factor 2 homolog has protein sequence MASMRIKKPTTRRGKRALEDREPKTIENIKKTLLMEGRKCSNEIRQALKDLNLLKKPNSRMMRRNNDVTPFEDATPLEHLAKTNDCHLFLFGSSSKKRPNNLVMGRIYEEQVLDMVELGIDNYKALADFKTEKISQFTKPVIVFNGYKWKLTEELRRIKSLLLDMFRVGEVESIRLQGLEHVLSFTLTDDLTILVRSYRIMLKKSGQRTPRIELLEMGPSLDLSIRRTKIASDDLYKTAMKQPAILKAAKRKNVSRDELGNVHGRVHVGKQDINALQTRKMKGLRKTADEKRAEKLSKQKRNSRGAEDESMQDDDGDNAYGTDNDRMDADSGPDE, from the exons ATGGCATCAATGAGAATCAA AAAACCTACTACCCGGCGCGGTAAGCGGGCACTGGAAGACAGGGAaccgaaaacaatcgaaaacatTAAGAAAACGCTTCTCATGGAGGGTCGCAAGTGTTCGAATGAAATCCGGCAAGCCCTGAAGGATTTGAATCTGCTGAAGAAGCCCAACTCGCGCATGATGAGGCGCAACAACGACGTGACCCCGTTCGAGGATGCCACTCCGCTGGAACA CCTGGCCAAAACGAACGATTGCCACTTGTTTCTGTTTGGATCGTCATCGAAAAAACGGCCCAACAATTTGGTCATGGGTCGCATTTACGAGGAGCAAGTGCTGGATATGGTCGAGCTCGGAATCGATAACTACAAAGCGCTGGCAGACTTTAAGACGGAAAAGATTTCACAGTTCACCAAACCGGTCATCGTGTTCAACGGTTACAAGTGGAAGCTAACGGAGGAGTTGCGTCGAATCAAAAGCCTGCTGCTGGACATGTTCCGCGTGGGCGAGGTAGAGTCTATTCGTCTGCAGGGGCTGGAGCATGTTTTGAGCTTCACGCTAACGGACGATCTGACGATACTGGTGCGATCGTATCGCATTATGCTGAAGAAAAGCGGGCAACGTACTCCACGgatcgagctgctggagaTGGGTCCATCGCTGGATCTGTCGATACGTCGCACAAAGATCGCTTCGGATGACCTGTACAAGACGGCCATGAAACAACCGGCAATTCTGAAGGCAGCCAAGCGCAAGAATGTTTCGCGTGATGAATTGGGCAATGTGCATGGTAGAGTGCATGTAGGCAAGCAGGACATTAATGCTCTGCAAACGAGAAAGATGAAGGGTCTGCGGAAGACAGCGGACGAGAAACGGGCGGAAAAGTTGAGCAAGCAGAAGCGCAATTCGAGGGGCGCGGAAGACGAATCGATGcaggacgatgacggtgataaCGCTTACGGCACAGACAACGATCGCATGGATGCTGATAGTGGACCGGATGAGTAA